A window of Caldicellulosiruptoraceae bacterium PP1 contains these coding sequences:
- a CDS encoding carbohydrate ABC transporter permease, with translation MFKRRVSLESRQAIAGRLFVYPWVIGFLLFFAKPFVQSFLYTFKEIDFQQAGGYTEKFIGKENYIEALTNDSTLIDYLARTIPSIIIDVPLIIMFSLFIAVLLNQKFFGRSIVRGAFFLPVVVTSGVLIYVIRTNSIDQFARHAGSAMAMQNPFLNNLDFKAILMQLTSNVAFLQPLIDAMDRIYEIIWKSGVQILIFLAGLQSIPSYLYECADVEGATKWESFWKITVPMLSPIIMVNIIYTIIDSFTDYSNDVLRYILTLAFTNIRLTYSATVAWIYFAIIVVILGIVAAIASRRVFYINE, from the coding sequence ATGTTTAAACGAAGGGTATCTTTAGAGAGCAGACAGGCAATAGCGGGTAGACTTTTTGTCTACCCTTGGGTAATAGGCTTTTTGCTGTTCTTTGCAAAGCCATTTGTTCAATCATTTTTGTATACATTTAAGGAAATAGATTTTCAGCAGGCAGGAGGATACACAGAAAAATTTATTGGCAAGGAAAATTATATAGAGGCACTTACCAATGACTCGACATTAATTGATTATTTAGCGAGAACCATTCCTTCAATAATAATTGATGTTCCATTAATTATTATGTTTAGTCTGTTTATTGCAGTATTACTAAACCAAAAATTTTTTGGTAGATCAATAGTTAGAGGTGCATTCTTCTTACCGGTTGTTGTAACATCAGGTGTTTTAATATATGTTATTAGAACAAACTCTATTGATCAATTTGCAAGACATGCAGGATCTGCAATGGCTATGCAGAACCCATTCTTAAATAACCTGGACTTTAAGGCCATACTTATGCAACTCACAAGCAACGTAGCATTTTTACAGCCTCTAATTGATGCCATGGATAGAATATATGAAATAATATGGAAGTCTGGTGTTCAAATATTAATATTTTTAGCAGGATTGCAATCAATACCTTCATACCTTTATGAATGTGCTGATGTTGAAGGTGCAACAAAATGGGAAAGCTTTTGGAAGATAACAGTACCAATGTTATCACCAATTATTATGGTAAATATAATATACACAATTATTGATTCATTTACTGATTATAGTAACGATGTGTTAAGATATATTCTTACATTGGCATTTACTAATATCCGTTTGACTTATAGTGCTACAGTTGCCTGGATATATTTTGCAATTATTGTTGTCATATTAGGAATTGTAGCAGCTATAGCATCTCGAAGAGTATTCTATATAAATGAGTAA
- a CDS encoding carbohydrate ABC transporter permease, producing the protein MNASAIKNQISKDNISKKLQIIFKPQNAHEEMLSNEIKKKWGRNIYSLFWKLFRLILFLGLIFVLIYPLLFLFSISLRTFDDMVDPTTIWIPKKPTFARYAEAYKALDYLLSLKNTFLTSIFPTIFNVIMCSLIGYGFARFRFREKNFLFALVLFTLIVPPQVTIVPQYLQYSNFDFFGLMKLFNKHAGINLLNTYVPLILPSLFGLGLKSGLFIYIFRQFFRGMPKELEDAAYIDGCSPFQTYIRIFLPNAVPAIVTVFLFSFVWHWNDVFEPTIYLNDIKNYTLAMRLASIDNFITGSAQVFDPIKVTPPKYAGVILVILPMLILYVFAQRYFIESVERSGIVG; encoded by the coding sequence ATGAACGCAAGTGCAATCAAAAATCAGATAAGCAAAGATAATATTAGCAAAAAATTGCAGATTATTTTTAAGCCACAAAATGCCCATGAAGAAATGCTATCAAATGAAATTAAGAAAAAATGGGGTAGAAACATATATTCACTATTTTGGAAATTATTTAGATTAATATTATTCTTAGGTTTAATATTTGTATTGATATATCCTCTCTTATTTTTATTCTCAATAAGCTTAAGAACATTTGATGATATGGTTGATCCAACAACTATTTGGATTCCTAAAAAGCCAACATTTGCACGATATGCTGAGGCTTATAAAGCACTTGATTATTTATTATCATTAAAAAATACATTTTTAACATCAATATTTCCTACAATATTTAATGTTATTATGTGTTCGCTTATTGGATATGGTTTTGCAAGATTTAGATTTAGAGAAAAAAACTTTTTATTTGCTCTTGTACTTTTTACATTAATAGTACCACCACAAGTAACCATCGTCCCCCAATATCTTCAATATTCAAACTTTGATTTCTTTGGATTAATGAAATTATTTAATAAACATGCTGGTATAAACCTACTCAATACTTATGTGCCTCTTATACTGCCCTCATTATTTGGATTAGGACTAAAAAGTGGTTTATTCATATACATCTTTAGACAATTCTTTAGAGGAATGCCTAAAGAATTAGAGGATGCTGCATATATTGATGGATGTTCACCATTCCAAACATATATAAGAATATTCTTGCCAAACGCTGTTCCAGCAATTGTAACTGTTTTCTTGTTCTCATTCGTATGGCATTGGAATGATGTATTTGAACCAACAATATACTTAAATGATATTAAAAACTATACATTAGCAATGAGATTGGCAAGTATAGATAACTTTATTACTGGCAGTGCACAAGTATTTGACCCTATAAAAGTTACACCACCAAAGTATGCTGGTGTTATATTAGTTATCCTACCTATGTTAATTCTTTATGTATTTGCTCAAAGATATTTTATAGAGAGCGTCGAGAGAAGCGGTATTGTAGGATAA
- a CDS encoding cellulase family glycosylhydrolase, translating into MKRKIILRIVSILIIISLALSFIFINAASKNSKVNTFVYITPVQASKEMEPGWNLGNTLDAIPTETSWGNPETQAYMFDDIKKAGFKSVRIPITWADHIGSAPEYTIDKTWLDRVEQIVDWALERDLYVIINAHHDSWRWLSSLKNDKEGNMKKLEKIWQQVAQRFKNKSAKLMFEVINEPYYDGYSEQEQGAIQNELNNRILKTIRSTGGNNQKRIVVIPALSCDSYKMAKYFEVPKDENIILTFHYYSPWNFTANWWGKTTWGNEEDLKNMEKDLKTVYDKFKGKYPIVIGEYGLFNGNKPAEWFYFDTFLKLAHKYGMQTMYWDNGGNYDRKNRVWRDEQTIKIIANSAKNINNSFVDPGILYFEDGKTIKDTTLSFKLNGNKLVNIMNNKYVLKKDKDYVANGSKIILKASYIKTLLNNDEYGVNATLRFKFNKGADYPLDIVKYNKPKVLDEEIYVSKDGNNNDTRIITAFNGTKLTAVKLVSENGQNIRDSWTPYLRGWDDFAVDNGSITIKKHVLDMIKSDAVLTFEFFPEGVSLQVKVKAE; encoded by the coding sequence TTGAAAAGAAAAATTATACTGAGAATAGTATCAATTTTAATAATTATTTCATTAGCCTTATCTTTTATTTTTATAAATGCAGCAAGTAAAAATTCAAAAGTTAATACTTTTGTATATATTACTCCAGTTCAGGCTTCGAAAGAAATGGAGCCTGGCTGGAATCTTGGTAATACTCTTGATGCTATTCCAACTGAAACTTCATGGGGAAATCCTGAAACCCAAGCCTATATGTTTGATGATATAAAAAAAGCTGGATTTAAAAGTGTTAGAATCCCTATAACATGGGCAGACCATATAGGTTCAGCTCCTGAATATACAATTGATAAGACTTGGCTTGATAGAGTTGAACAGATTGTTGATTGGGCTTTAGAAAGGGATTTATATGTAATAATAAATGCTCATCATGATTCATGGAGATGGCTATCTTCTTTGAAAAATGATAAAGAAGGTAATATGAAAAAACTTGAAAAGATATGGCAACAGGTTGCACAAAGATTTAAAAATAAATCTGCTAAACTTATGTTTGAGGTAATAAATGAGCCTTATTATGATGGATATAGTGAACAAGAGCAAGGTGCAATTCAAAATGAACTTAATAATAGAATTTTAAAAACTATTAGATCAACTGGTGGTAATAATCAAAAAAGAATTGTAGTTATTCCTGCTCTTTCTTGCGACAGCTACAAAATGGCAAAATATTTTGAAGTACCTAAAGATGAGAATATCATTCTCACATTCCACTACTATTCACCATGGAATTTTACTGCAAATTGGTGGGGAAAGACAACTTGGGGAAATGAAGAGGATTTAAAAAATATGGAAAAGGATCTCAAGACAGTTTATGATAAGTTTAAAGGTAAATATCCGATTGTTATTGGAGAATATGGACTATTTAATGGAAATAAACCTGCAGAGTGGTTCTATTTTGATACCTTCTTGAAGTTAGCTCATAAATATGGAATGCAGACAATGTATTGGGATAATGGCGGTAATTATGATAGAAAGAACAGAGTTTGGCGAGATGAGCAAACAATAAAGATTATTGCTAACTCTGCAAAAAATATTAATAATTCATTTGTTGACCCTGGTATTTTATATTTTGAAGATGGTAAAACAATTAAAGATACTACTTTAAGTTTCAAATTAAATGGCAATAAATTAGTTAATATTATGAATAATAAATATGTCTTAAAAAAAGACAAGGATTATGTTGCCAATGGATCTAAGATTATACTTAAGGCAAGCTACATAAAAACATTATTAAATAATGATGAGTATGGTGTTAATGCAACACTGAGATTTAAGTTTAATAAAGGTGCTGACTATCCGCTTGATATTGTAAAATATAATAAGCCGAAGGTTTTAGATGAAGAAATTTATGTCTCAAAAGATGGAAATAATAATGATACAAGAATAATTACAGCATTTAATGGAACAAAGCTCACAGCTGTAAAATTGGTTAGTGAGAATGGTCAAAACATCAGAGATTCATGGACACCATACCTAAGAGGTTGGGATGATTTTGCAGTTGATAATGGGAGCATTACAATTAAAAAACATGTTTTAGATATGATCAAATCAGATGCAGTTCTTACTTTCGAATTTTTCCCTGAAGGTGTGTCGCTTCAAGTTAAAGTAAAAGCAGAATAA
- a CDS encoding cellulase family glycosylhydrolase, whose translation MNKKDNNFTYIDPISAVKMMNPGWNLGNTLDAIPTEGSWNNPPAQEYIFDDIKESGFKSIRIPVTWTHHIGPSPDYKIDEKWMDRVEEVVDWVLKRNLFAVLNVHHDSWEWLQYINRDGYEVINKLDHIWEQIAQRFKDKSEKLIFEVINEPTYDFGDVRNNPEDTKKAFEIQHQVNDRILKIIRSSGGFNDKRLVIVPGIWTDSEKTLEYFKVPDDKNIILTVHYYTPWDFVANWWGRVIWGSQDDIKYIDNLFERLHNKFILNGIPIVIGEYGVEGKTHTPSRWKWLNFVVYFASKYGMTTMLWDNGKIYDRLNRRWRDKTAIDFIINASKGIQNSYCDDMLYIKANENNIYIQKDIKPVIFNSNSNNLLAIYNGKYKLVTAEDYTIEENRLIFNLSFIEKLIKNKQIGVVTTLDLVFEKGINFPLDIILYKKPELNFNQYILNKSYNIERISIPVKFNGTFLATVKAVDLLTGKPIKESHTPFLKHGDFDYDDNNIYLSKEFLMSLTNDAKLTFIFWGEECCIDFIIKVLN comes from the coding sequence TTGAATAAAAAAGATAATAATTTTACATATATTGATCCAATAAGTGCTGTTAAAATGATGAATCCTGGCTGGAATTTAGGAAATACTCTTGATGCTATTCCAACAGAAGGTTCATGGAATAATCCTCCAGCACAAGAATATATCTTTGATGATATAAAAGAATCAGGCTTTAAAAGCATAAGAATTCCTGTTACATGGACACATCATATCGGACCTTCACCGGATTATAAAATAGATGAAAAATGGATGGATAGGGTAGAAGAAGTAGTCGATTGGGTATTAAAAAGAAATCTTTTTGCAGTATTAAATGTTCATCATGATTCATGGGAATGGTTACAGTATATAAATAGAGATGGATATGAGGTAATAAATAAACTTGATCATATATGGGAACAAATAGCACAAAGGTTTAAAGATAAATCTGAAAAACTAATATTTGAAGTAATAAATGAACCTACATATGATTTTGGCGATGTTAGAAATAATCCAGAAGATACAAAAAAAGCATTCGAAATACAACATCAAGTTAATGACAGAATACTTAAGATTATAAGAAGCTCAGGTGGTTTTAATGACAAAAGGCTTGTGATAGTTCCAGGTATTTGGACTGATAGTGAAAAGACACTTGAGTACTTTAAAGTACCAGATGATAAGAATATAATATTAACAGTTCATTATTATACACCATGGGATTTTGTCGCAAATTGGTGGGGAAGAGTAATATGGGGTTCACAGGATGATATAAAATATATTGATAATCTTTTTGAAAGATTACATAACAAATTTATATTAAATGGTATTCCTATTGTTATTGGAGAATATGGTGTTGAAGGGAAAACACATACTCCAAGCAGATGGAAATGGTTAAATTTTGTTGTCTATTTTGCTTCTAAATATGGTATGACAACTATGTTATGGGATAATGGGAAAATATATGATAGGCTGAATAGACGATGGAGAGATAAGACTGCAATAGACTTTATAATTAATGCTTCTAAAGGTATTCAAAATTCTTACTGCGATGATATGTTATATATAAAAGCAAATGAGAACAATATATATATTCAAAAAGATATAAAACCTGTTATATTTAATTCAAATTCAAATAATTTACTTGCTATATATAATGGAAAATATAAGCTTGTAACAGCTGAGGACTATACTATAGAAGAGAACAGATTAATTTTTAATTTGTCATTTATTGAGAAATTGATTAAAAATAAACAAATTGGTGTAGTTACAACACTAGATCTGGTTTTTGAAAAAGGAATTAACTTTCCGCTAGATATTATTTTATATAAAAAGCCAGAACTTAATTTCAATCAATATATTTTAAATAAATCATATAATATCGAAAGAATAAGTATTCCTGTGAAATTCAATGGTACCTTTCTAGCTACTGTCAAAGCTGTTGATTTATTAACTGGCAAACCAATTAAAGAATCACATACACCATTTTTAAAACATGGTGATTTTGATTATGATGATAATAATATCTATCTCTCAAAAGAATTTTTAATGAGTTTAACAAATGATGCTAAACTGACATTCATATTTTGGGGTGAAGAATGTTGCATTGACTTTATTATAAAAGTGCTTAATTAA
- a CDS encoding glycoside hydrolase family 44 protein yields the protein MKRYIAFCLSVLYLFSAVYAADKASTVNITIDTKQERTPISPYIYGANQDVDGVVHPARRLGGNRMTGYNWETNASNAGSDWKHSSDYFMCDVYGISSIDRYTPAAVISAFHEKSIEHKAYSAITLQMAGYVSKDTSGEVSESEKAPSNRWAQVKFKKDGKLSLNPDTKDNYVYMDELINYLIKKYGDASKTTGIKGYILDNEPDLWASTHPRIHPQKTTCKELIEKSVELSKVIKSLDPKAEVFGYTSYGFGGYLSLKDAPDWNTVKGNHDWFISWYLEQMKKASDKFGKRLLDVLNLNWYSEARGNNLRINFDGAEDTSREVSIARMQAPRTLWDPTYKTDIKGQITNGEDSWINQWFPEYLPLIPKIKADIDKYYPGTKLAFTEFDYGGKNHISGGIALTDVLGIFGKYGIYFATRWGDSGDYITAAYNIYLNYDGKGSKYGNTNVKAVSSDSANMPVYASINGNNDSNLHLILINRNYDKKLTANINIKNTKKYLKAEIYGFDSKSADIKKVNAKINIKNNICTLDVPPLTVYHLILK from the coding sequence ATGAAAAGATATATAGCTTTTTGTTTATCAGTTCTATATTTATTTAGTGCTGTATATGCAGCAGATAAAGCATCTACTGTGAATATTACCATTGATACAAAACAAGAAAGAACTCCGATTAGTCCATACATATATGGTGCTAATCAGGATGTTGATGGTGTAGTTCATCCGGCAAGAAGACTTGGTGGTAACAGGATGACAGGATATAATTGGGAAACAAATGCTTCAAATGCAGGAAGTGACTGGAAACATTCTAGTGATTATTTTATGTGTGATGTTTATGGTATTTCGAGTATAGACAGATATACCCCTGCTGCAGTAATTAGTGCTTTTCATGAAAAATCAATTGAGCATAAAGCATATAGTGCAATTACACTTCAGATGGCAGGTTATGTATCAAAGGATACTAGCGGGGAAGTTTCTGAATCAGAAAAAGCCCCATCAAACAGATGGGCTCAAGTAAAATTTAAAAAAGATGGGAAACTATCACTTAATCCTGACACAAAAGATAATTATGTTTATATGGATGAGCTAATTAATTATCTTATCAAGAAGTATGGAGATGCTTCAAAAACCACAGGTATTAAAGGATATATACTAGATAATGAACCCGATCTTTGGGCATCAACACACCCAAGGATTCACCCTCAAAAAACTACTTGTAAAGAACTAATAGAAAAATCAGTTGAACTTTCAAAAGTAATAAAGTCACTAGATCCTAAAGCTGAAGTTTTTGGATATACGTCGTATGGATTTGGTGGATATCTTTCACTTAAAGATGCTCCTGATTGGAATACTGTTAAAGGAAATCATGATTGGTTTATAAGCTGGTATCTTGAGCAGATGAAAAAGGCGTCAGATAAATTTGGAAAAAGGCTTTTGGATGTTTTAAATCTTAATTGGTATTCTGAAGCAAGAGGAAACAATCTTCGTATAAACTTTGATGGTGCAGAAGATACAAGCCGTGAAGTTAGCATAGCAAGAATGCAAGCACCCAGAACATTATGGGACCCAACTTACAAAACAGATATAAAAGGACAAATTACAAATGGTGAAGATAGCTGGATAAATCAATGGTTTCCTGAATACTTACCTTTGATACCAAAAATAAAAGCTGATATTGATAAATATTATCCTGGAACTAAGCTTGCTTTTACCGAGTTTGACTACGGTGGCAAAAATCATATTTCTGGAGGAATAGCACTAACAGATGTATTAGGTATATTCGGTAAATATGGCATATATTTTGCAACAAGATGGGGTGATAGTGGAGATTATATCACAGCTGCATATAATATATATCTTAATTATGATGGTAAAGGCTCAAAATATGGAAATACAAATGTAAAAGCTGTATCATCAGATAGTGCAAATATGCCTGTATATGCTTCAATAAATGGAAATAACGATTCTAATCTTCACTTAATACTTATAAACAGAAACTATGATAAAAAACTTACTGCAAATATTAATATTAAGAATACTAAAAAGTATTTAAAGGCTGAAATATATGGTTTTGATAGTAAAAGTGCAGATATAAAAAAAGTAAATGCAAAAATTAATATTAAAAATAATATTTGCACATTAGATGTTCCACCATTAACAGTGTATCATTTAATTTTAAAATAA
- a CDS encoding ATP-binding cassette domain-containing protein → MERLLSLINVTKYYNNSLILDNINLTVYKGEVISILGPNGTGKSTLLRIIGGLTNISQGKREISYTEKDFKIRYIPEGFAKLNFTPLEYLILMGRISNINYDVLIQRINHLFYIFNFDFLKNTPIKNLSKGSAQKVLIMQALLDTPDLLLLDEPLSGLDEKSQKELIRIIYSLKEKMVTIILVCHEIELANMLSDRIFELNKGKLTQIEGLSEDNKKNTELVEITINASMGINFGKLNDYIFRLIESENTTRVIVEKSKLNRVLYLLIEQNCEIIKVGKYSL, encoded by the coding sequence ATGGAAAGGTTACTTTCACTTATTAATGTAACTAAATACTATAACAATAGCCTTATATTAGACAATATAAACCTTACAGTTTATAAAGGTGAAGTCATTTCAATTTTAGGGCCTAATGGTACTGGAAAATCTACTTTATTAAGGATAATTGGTGGGTTAACAAATATAAGCCAAGGGAAAAGAGAAATATCTTATACTGAAAAAGATTTTAAAATAAGATATATACCTGAAGGGTTTGCTAAACTGAATTTTACACCTCTCGAATATCTGATACTTATGGGCAGGATATCCAATATAAATTATGATGTGTTAATTCAGAGAATTAATCATCTATTTTATATTTTTAACTTTGATTTTTTAAAGAATACACCTATAAAAAACCTTTCAAAAGGTTCAGCACAAAAAGTGTTAATAATGCAAGCTTTACTTGATACACCTGACTTACTACTACTTGATGAGCCTTTAAGTGGTTTAGATGAAAAGTCTCAAAAAGAGCTGATTAGAATTATTTATTCACTTAAAGAAAAAATGGTTACAATTATCCTAGTGTGTCACGAAATTGAACTTGCTAATATGCTATCGGATAGGATTTTTGAATTAAATAAAGGGAAATTAACACAAATTGAAGGACTTTCAGAAGATAATAAAAAAAATACAGAGTTAGTTGAAATAACAATTAATGCCTCTATGGGAATAAACTTTGGAAAATTGAATGACTATATTTTTAGATTAATAGAATCAGAAAATACTACTAGAGTTATAGTTGAAAAGAGCAAATTGAATAGGGTTTTATATTTATTGATAGAACAAAATTGTGAAATTATAAAGGTTGGCAAATATTCATTATAA
- the leuS gene encoding leucine--tRNA ligase produces the protein MEVQYNHTEIEKKWQKIWEENKTFKALDDFSKPKYYLLVEFPYPSGEGLHVGHPRSYTALDIIARKRRMEGYNVLYAIGWDAFGLPTENFAIKHKIHPRKVTEKNIARFRQQLKSIGFSFDWDREIDTTDPNYYKWTQWIFLKFFEKGLAYKAEIPINWCTSCKVGLANEEVVNGVCERCGGEVVRKHKSQWMLKITEYAEKLLNGLEDVDYIEKVKTQQRNWIGKSEGAEIHFKLDNDLGELVVFTTRPDTIFGATYMVIAPEHPLIDKLKDKIENIDEVLDYKDQAQKKSDFERTELSKEKTGVELKGVYAINPATVKKIPIWVSDYVLISYGTGAIMAVPAHDTRDWEFAKKFNLPIIPVIEGGDIEKEAFTEIETGKMINSDFLNGLTPKDAILKAIEWLEKNNLGKKRISYKLRDWVFSRQRYWGEPIPLVYCEKCGWVSIPEKDLPVTLPNVENYEPTDTGESPLAKITDWVNTTCPKCGGKAQRETDTMPQWAGSSWYFLRYIDPHNSEAFADAEKLKYWLPVDWYNGGMEHTTLHLLYSRFWHKFLYDCGYVPTPEPYKKRTSHGMILGENNEKMSKSRGNVVNPDDIVNEFGADTLRLYEMFMGAFDQEIPWSQTGIKGARRFLERVWRLHTLVSSEEGYSKELESLLHKTIKKVSEDYERMKFNTGIAALMSLTNEFYDKGKITKDEFKTFLILLNPVAPHITSELWDLMKFEGMIHEQKWPEYDEEKIVDNVIEIPVQINGKVRDTVKINVDASEEEVKKIVFESDAVRRNVEGKKIVKEIYVPKKIYNIVVK, from the coding sequence ATGGAGGTACAATATAATCATACTGAAATTGAAAAGAAATGGCAGAAAATCTGGGAAGAGAATAAAACATTTAAGGCTTTGGATGACTTTTCAAAGCCAAAGTATTATTTATTAGTTGAGTTTCCATATCCATCAGGCGAAGGTCTTCATGTTGGTCATCCACGAAGTTATACAGCTCTTGATATAATAGCAAGGAAAAGAAGAATGGAAGGATATAATGTTCTATATGCAATAGGTTGGGATGCTTTTGGTCTTCCTACCGAAAACTTTGCCATAAAGCATAAAATCCATCCAAGAAAGGTTACAGAAAAGAATATTGCAAGGTTTAGACAACAGTTAAAATCTATTGGATTTTCTTTTGACTGGGACCGTGAGATTGATACAACAGACCCAAACTATTATAAATGGACTCAATGGATATTCTTAAAGTTTTTTGAAAAAGGCTTGGCATATAAAGCTGAGATACCAATAAACTGGTGTACTTCATGCAAGGTTGGGCTTGCAAATGAAGAGGTTGTTAACGGTGTTTGTGAAAGATGTGGTGGTGAGGTAGTAAGAAAACATAAGAGCCAATGGATGCTTAAAATCACCGAATATGCTGAAAAGCTCTTAAATGGGCTTGAAGATGTAGATTATATAGAAAAGGTAAAAACACAACAAAGAAACTGGATAGGAAAATCTGAAGGTGCAGAGATTCACTTTAAGCTTGATAATGATTTAGGAGAACTTGTAGTATTTACAACAAGACCTGATACAATATTTGGAGCAACATATATGGTTATCGCACCTGAACATCCACTTATTGATAAATTAAAGGATAAAATTGAGAATATAGATGAGGTTTTAGATTATAAAGATCAAGCTCAAAAGAAATCAGACTTTGAAAGAACAGAGCTTTCAAAAGAAAAAACGGGTGTTGAGCTAAAAGGGGTATATGCAATTAACCCTGCAACAGTTAAAAAGATACCTATATGGGTGTCAGACTATGTTTTAATTTCTTATGGAACTGGTGCTATTATGGCAGTTCCAGCACATGACACAAGAGACTGGGAATTTGCAAAGAAGTTTAACCTTCCAATAATACCCGTTATTGAGGGTGGAGATATAGAAAAAGAGGCATTTACAGAGATTGAAACAGGTAAAATGATAAATTCTGATTTCTTAAATGGGCTTACACCAAAAGATGCAATTCTCAAGGCAATTGAATGGTTAGAAAAAAATAACTTAGGCAAAAAGAGAATTTCATATAAATTAAGAGACTGGGTATTTTCTAGACAAAGATATTGGGGAGAGCCAATTCCACTTGTATATTGTGAAAAATGTGGTTGGGTGAGTATTCCAGAAAAAGATTTGCCTGTTACTCTACCAAATGTTGAAAACTATGAACCAACAGATACAGGAGAATCACCACTTGCAAAGATTACTGATTGGGTAAATACAACATGTCCTAAGTGTGGTGGAAAAGCCCAAAGAGAAACAGACACAATGCCCCAATGGGCAGGTTCTTCATGGTATTTCTTAAGATATATTGACCCACATAATAGTGAAGCATTTGCAGATGCAGAAAAACTAAAATATTGGCTTCCTGTTGATTGGTATAATGGAGGTATGGAACATACTACTTTGCACCTTCTTTATTCAAGATTTTGGCACAAATTCCTATATGATTGTGGCTATGTTCCTACACCAGAACCATACAAGAAAAGAACATCACATGGTATGATTTTGGGTGAAAACAATGAAAAGATGTCTAAATCACGTGGAAATGTTGTAAATCCTGATGATATTGTAAATGAATTTGGTGCTGATACACTAAGGCTTTATGAGATGTTTATGGGAGCATTTGACCAAGAGATACCATGGTCTCAAACTGGTATAAAAGGTGCAAGAAGGTTTTTGGAAAGGGTTTGGAGGCTTCATACTCTTGTTTCAAGTGAAGAAGGGTATTCAAAGGAACTTGAATCATTGCTGCATAAGACCATAAAGAAGGTAAGCGAAGATTATGAAAGAATGAAGTTTAATACTGGTATTGCAGCTCTTATGAGTTTAACAAATGAATTTTATGATAAAGGCAAAATAACAAAAGATGAATTTAAAACATTCTTGATACTCTTAAATCCAGTTGCACCACATATTACATCAGAGCTTTGGGATTTAATGAAATTTGAAGGTATGATACATGAACAGAAATGGCCAGAGTATGATGAAGAAAAGATTGTTGATAATGTAATTGAGATTCCAGTTCAAATTAACGGGAAAGTAAGAGATACTGTAAAGATTAATGTTGATGCATCAGAAGAAGAAGTTAAAAAGATTGTATTCGAAAGCGATGCTGTTCGAAGGAATGTTGAAGGCAAAAAGATAGTAAAAGAAATATATGTACCAAAGAAGATATATAATATTGTTGTGAAATAA